In Amycolatopsis jiangsuensis, the following proteins share a genomic window:
- a CDS encoding S1 family peptidase gives MHFRFRSLALPAGLALLTTMTAAVPASAIVGGTESAQPYSFMVSLQYDSPRPDGHRCGAVLIAPQWAVTAGHCANTPTGATAGVPRDWKVRVGSLDTTSGGEVTDVDAFYRRHNTYDPPGEDIAVLHLRDAVRAQPVRLAPATPAPGTPVRILGWGAASAGCGDFDDAQCFPRRLHEADTRIVPLEQCWDDHGATLPLCLGSAEPAVGPGTTDSGGPALVRVDGEWTLAGTVIGPGIRGADFPDMYTDAAENADWITGIVTGTDVPPFDPIPNVEGTAKVGDCQGSVVRTRTARPQDPALALTNGHCVPSGRPEPGTAVQDQPADLQDPVTINDPAGYPLATAQATRLVYATMTGTDIALYRLDKTYAQLADEGAKVFRLSETPMRAGDQLSMAYVSSRPHCVVEAVVPHLREDGYQQDDAVRYAPSDTCVSRAGYSGAALLAADGTTVMGINNTHNRDGEQCTGNNPCEVDQNGAVTAVKGRSYGQQVYRITACLTAGSQWDPSRPGCELTTAASPASGAPGIR, from the coding sequence ATGCACTTCCGTTTCCGATCTCTCGCGCTGCCGGCCGGGCTCGCTCTGCTGACGACGATGACGGCCGCGGTCCCCGCGTCGGCCATCGTCGGCGGAACCGAATCCGCCCAGCCGTACTCGTTCATGGTCTCGCTTCAGTACGACTCTCCTCGCCCGGACGGACACCGGTGCGGAGCAGTGCTCATCGCACCGCAGTGGGCGGTGACCGCGGGCCACTGCGCCAACACCCCGACCGGCGCGACCGCCGGCGTGCCCCGTGACTGGAAGGTCCGCGTCGGATCGCTGGACACGACCAGCGGTGGCGAAGTCACCGACGTCGACGCGTTCTACCGGCGTCACAACACCTACGACCCTCCCGGCGAGGACATCGCCGTACTCCACCTGCGCGACGCGGTGCGCGCGCAGCCCGTGCGGCTCGCCCCTGCCACGCCCGCCCCCGGTACGCCGGTCCGCATCCTCGGCTGGGGCGCGGCTTCGGCCGGATGCGGCGATTTCGACGACGCCCAGTGCTTTCCCCGCCGGCTGCACGAGGCCGACACCCGGATCGTGCCGCTGGAGCAGTGCTGGGACGACCACGGGGCCACGCTGCCCCTGTGCCTGGGCAGCGCCGAGCCCGCCGTCGGACCGGGGACCACCGACTCCGGGGGACCCGCCCTCGTCCGGGTGGACGGCGAATGGACACTGGCCGGAACCGTGATCGGCCCCGGCATCCGGGGCGCCGACTTCCCCGACATGTACACCGATGCCGCCGAGAACGCCGACTGGATCACCGGCATCGTGACCGGAACCGACGTCCCCCCGTTCGACCCCATCCCGAACGTCGAGGGCACAGCCAAGGTGGGCGACTGCCAAGGATCGGTGGTCCGCACCAGGACTGCGCGCCCGCAAGACCCGGCGCTCGCGCTCACCAACGGCCACTGCGTGCCGAGCGGGCGGCCGGAGCCGGGAACGGCGGTGCAGGACCAGCCCGCCGACCTGCAGGACCCGGTCACCATCAACGACCCCGCCGGCTACCCCCTCGCCACCGCCCAAGCGACCAGGCTGGTGTACGCGACGATGACCGGCACCGACATCGCGCTCTACCGGCTGGACAAGACCTACGCCCAGCTGGCCGACGAGGGTGCGAAGGTCTTCCGGCTGTCCGAGACCCCGATGCGCGCCGGCGATCAGCTCTCCATGGCCTACGTGAGCAGCCGCCCGCACTGCGTGGTGGAGGCCGTGGTGCCACACCTGCGGGAAGACGGCTACCAGCAAGACGATGCGGTGCGCTACGCCCCGAGCGACACCTGCGTCAGCCGAGCCGGCTACTCCGGCGCGGCGCTGCTGGCCGCCGACGGCACCACGGTCATGGGCATCAACAACACCCATAACCGCGACGGCGAACAGTGCACTGGCAACAACCCGTGCGAGGTGGATCAGAACGGAGCCGTGACCGCGGTGAAAGGCCGCAGCTACGGCCAGCAGGTCTACCGGATCACCGCCTGCCTGACCGCGGGCTCACAGTGGGATCCCTCCCGTCCAGGCTGCGAGCTGACCACCGCCGCATCCCCGGCGTCCGGTGCACCCGGCATCCGGTAG
- a CDS encoding glycerophosphodiester phosphodiesterase, producing the protein MRPPFPYLADPLPRAFAHRGWHLGELEGMENSLPAFRQAVAEGYRYVETDVHATSDGVVVVHHDDTLDRTTDGGGSIAAQTWEQIKHAKIGGRAVVSRLEDVLEELPEAFFNIDVKADQAAAPFVRVLERTGAFDRVAAASFSDGRLARLRRMAGPRLLTAMGPRSALLLWVNGWVPLLPVSRLASGWLAQVPVRQGPLTVVDRAFVKSAVRRGFEVHTWTIDEPDQMRELLDLGVHGIVTDRPDLLREVLRERGTWPDGG; encoded by the coding sequence ATGCGTCCACCGTTTCCGTATCTGGCCGACCCGCTCCCCCGTGCGTTCGCCCACCGCGGGTGGCATCTGGGCGAGCTGGAGGGGATGGAGAACTCGCTGCCGGCGTTCCGCCAGGCGGTCGCCGAGGGATACCGCTACGTGGAGACGGACGTGCACGCGACCTCGGACGGTGTGGTGGTCGTGCATCACGACGACACCCTCGACCGCACCACCGACGGTGGCGGGTCGATCGCGGCGCAGACCTGGGAGCAGATCAAGCACGCGAAGATCGGGGGCCGCGCCGTGGTGTCGCGGCTGGAGGACGTGCTCGAGGAGCTGCCGGAGGCGTTCTTCAACATCGATGTGAAGGCTGATCAGGCCGCGGCGCCGTTCGTCCGGGTGCTGGAGCGGACCGGGGCGTTCGACCGGGTGGCCGCGGCGTCGTTCTCCGACGGGCGGCTCGCGCGGTTGCGCCGGATGGCCGGTCCGCGGCTGCTCACGGCGATGGGCCCGCGTTCGGCTCTGCTGTTGTGGGTCAACGGCTGGGTGCCGTTGCTGCCGGTGAGCCGCTTGGCGAGCGGGTGGCTGGCACAGGTACCGGTGCGGCAGGGGCCGTTGACGGTGGTGGACCGGGCGTTCGTGAAGTCCGCGGTGCGGCGCGGGTTCGAGGTGCACACGTGGACGATCGACGAGCCCGACCAGATGCGGGAGCTGCTGGACCTCGGAGTGCACGGCATCGTCACCGACCGGCCGGATCTGCTGCGCGAGGTGTTGCGGGAGCGGGGCACCTGGCCCGACGGTGGCTGA
- a CDS encoding DinB family protein — translation MTTTPATLEGERADLLAELAAARAALTATARGLTDAQAGETPTASELCIGGLIKHVATVERNWLSFVLEGPSAMNYALPDGVTWQDIAAGTAREFPQWMTERQQEFRMQPGETLAGVLEHYEQVAARSEEIIATITDLSRTHPLPEAPWHEPGAAHSVRRVLIHVIAETTQHAGHADILRETIDGRKAG, via the coding sequence GTGACCACCACACCCGCCACGCTCGAAGGCGAACGCGCCGACCTCCTCGCCGAGCTCGCCGCCGCCCGTGCCGCACTGACCGCCACGGCCCGCGGACTGACCGACGCGCAGGCGGGCGAAACCCCGACAGCCAGCGAACTCTGCATCGGCGGCCTGATCAAGCACGTCGCCACCGTCGAGCGGAATTGGCTGAGCTTCGTCCTCGAAGGGCCGTCCGCGATGAACTACGCCCTGCCCGACGGCGTCACCTGGCAGGACATCGCCGCCGGCACCGCCCGCGAGTTCCCGCAGTGGATGACCGAGCGCCAGCAGGAGTTCCGGATGCAACCGGGGGAGACCCTCGCCGGCGTCCTCGAACACTACGAGCAGGTCGCCGCACGCAGCGAGGAGATCATCGCCACGATCACCGACCTGTCGCGCACCCACCCGCTGCCGGAAGCCCCCTGGCACGAACCCGGCGCGGCGCACAGCGTCCGCCGCGTGCTGATCCACGTCATCGCCGAAACCACCCAGCACGCCGGGCACGCGGACATCCTGCGTGAAACGATCGACGGCCGCAAAGCCGGCTGA
- a CDS encoding helix-turn-helix transcriptional regulator produces MPKTSARLLSLLSLLQARRDWPGALLAERLEVSPRTVRRDVDRLRELGYPIMTTKGPDGGYRLDAGSRLPPLLFDDEQAVALVLALQTAATTGAGIEEAAARALATVRQVLPARLRHRVDAFRVTAVERPGAQPSSQIDPQVLVALGAAVHAREVLRFGYASADEPRRVEPHHLVTWGRRWYLVAWDLDRKDWRIFRADRVTPRVPTGPRFEPRALPGGEVSAFVASRFQGTDLSGAWPCRGEVILHVPAAEVSSYARDGVVEELGPDRCRLVLGAWSWAGVAAAVSAFDADFEVVGPAELREAFALLGRRCGNAAG; encoded by the coding sequence ATGCCGAAGACTTCCGCGCGGTTGCTGTCGCTGCTCTCGCTGCTGCAGGCGCGACGGGACTGGCCGGGTGCATTGTTGGCCGAGCGGCTGGAGGTGAGTCCGCGGACGGTGCGCCGGGACGTCGACCGGCTGCGTGAGCTGGGCTATCCGATCATGACGACGAAGGGGCCGGACGGCGGGTACCGGCTGGACGCGGGGAGCCGGCTGCCACCGTTGCTGTTCGACGACGAGCAGGCCGTCGCGCTCGTGCTTGCACTGCAGACCGCGGCGACGACCGGCGCCGGGATCGAGGAGGCAGCGGCGCGGGCGCTGGCCACGGTGCGGCAGGTGCTGCCCGCGCGGCTGCGGCACCGGGTCGACGCGTTTCGCGTCACCGCCGTCGAGCGCCCGGGTGCGCAGCCGTCTTCGCAGATCGATCCGCAGGTGCTCGTGGCGTTGGGAGCGGCCGTGCACGCGCGGGAGGTGCTGCGTTTCGGGTACGCGTCCGCGGACGAGCCGCGGCGGGTGGAGCCGCATCATCTGGTGACGTGGGGGCGCCGGTGGTACCTCGTCGCGTGGGACCTGGACCGGAAGGACTGGCGTATTTTCCGCGCGGACCGGGTCACCCCGCGGGTGCCGACCGGACCCCGGTTCGAGCCGCGTGCCCTGCCGGGTGGCGAGGTGTCCGCGTTCGTCGCCAGCCGGTTCCAGGGCACCGATCTTTCCGGTGCCTGGCCGTGCCGGGGCGAGGTGATCCTGCACGTGCCCGCGGCGGAGGTGTCGAGCTACGCGCGGGACGGAGTCGTGGAAGAACTGGGTCCGGATCGCTGCCGCCTGGTGCTGGGTGCGTGGTCCTGGGCAGGGGTCGCCGCGGCGGTCAGCGCGTTCGACGCGGATTTCGAGGTGGTCGGGCCGGCGGAGCTGAGGGAGGCGTTCGCGCTGCTGGGTCGCCGCTGCGGAAACGCCGCGGGATGA
- a CDS encoding transglycosylase family protein, whose amino-acid sequence MTHRVRTVRRGAIRALLLVAAVLGLQLVAAGAASADPSATSWAKLRMCESSGRYSINTGNGYYGAYQFDLPTWRSVGGQGRPDQASPREQDYRALYLYRMRGWQPWECGGKLNLAADGDARSKRVPSYDDSAYMGGGGLPAPPAPEPTPPPAPPSGEMPAWPGLVYAYGDCAPALRTFQLRMNAFGYGFSGTGCYYDKTRTAVLDLQRANGINDSGRLGPKTWKAAWKGKPPR is encoded by the coding sequence ATGACCCACCGCGTTCGCACCGTCCGGCGAGGCGCCATCAGGGCTCTGCTGCTCGTGGCCGCCGTCCTCGGGCTGCAGCTCGTCGCCGCCGGCGCCGCGTCCGCGGACCCCAGCGCCACCTCCTGGGCCAAGCTCCGCATGTGCGAGTCCAGCGGCCGCTACAGCATCAACACCGGCAACGGCTACTACGGCGCCTACCAGTTCGACCTGCCGACCTGGCGCAGCGTCGGCGGCCAGGGCCGGCCGGACCAGGCCAGCCCGCGCGAGCAGGACTACCGCGCGCTCTACCTGTACCGGATGCGCGGCTGGCAGCCGTGGGAATGCGGCGGCAAGCTCAACCTCGCCGCCGACGGCGACGCCCGCAGCAAACGCGTCCCCTCCTACGACGACTCCGCCTACATGGGTGGCGGCGGCCTGCCCGCGCCGCCGGCCCCGGAACCCACCCCGCCACCGGCACCGCCGTCCGGGGAAATGCCGGCCTGGCCCGGCCTCGTCTACGCCTACGGCGACTGCGCCCCCGCGCTGCGCACTTTCCAGCTGCGCATGAACGCCTTCGGCTACGGCTTCAGCGGTACCGGCTGCTACTACGACAAGACCCGCACCGCCGTACTGGACCTGCAGCGCGCCAACGGCATCAACGATTCCGGCCGCCTCGGCCCGAAGACCTGGAAAGCCGCGTGGAAAGGCAAGCCACCTCGCTGA
- a CDS encoding MFS transporter, with amino-acid sequence MTPAQARDHARERRGWYFYDWANSPFYSSTTTVFGALYMSTVAAADAKQNITLNGDSPCVDSAGADDKLSHCDVSLFGLHFPAGSLWGYLLAVATVVQVLVLPIAGAVADRSRSKRRILGWFAALGALASALMFFMAGSNWQLGAALFVVANIGYGGSLVVYYSFLTDIAGPDERDAVSAKGWAFGYLGGGLALGLQLAFYLSRDALDVDTGTAVRICFLTSGLWWALFTIPTLRALPRVHAPAGSRPGGTVLGAGFRELGRTVSAARQFPLTLAFLGSYLLFADGINTVVTVSAQYGKDELRFSDEVLIITVLVIQFLAYVGGTLHGLVARRLGAKRTILGSLVLWVVVLVGAYFVQPAHPVQFYAVAVGIGLVLGGTNALSRSLFSQMIPAGKDAQYYSLYVVGEKGTSWLGPLVFAGVGQATGSFRLAIVALVAFFVLGFVFVALVPVRRAIVAAGNRPPELL; translated from the coding sequence ATGACGCCGGCGCAGGCCCGGGACCACGCACGGGAACGGCGGGGCTGGTACTTCTACGACTGGGCCAATTCGCCGTTCTATTCGTCGACGACGACGGTGTTCGGCGCGCTGTACATGAGCACTGTGGCGGCGGCGGACGCCAAGCAGAACATCACCCTCAACGGGGACAGCCCTTGTGTCGACTCCGCGGGAGCGGACGACAAGCTGAGCCACTGCGACGTGTCCCTGTTCGGGCTGCATTTCCCCGCCGGGTCGCTGTGGGGGTACCTGCTCGCGGTCGCGACCGTGGTGCAGGTGCTGGTGCTGCCGATCGCCGGGGCGGTGGCCGACCGCAGCCGCAGCAAACGCCGGATCCTGGGCTGGTTCGCCGCGCTGGGTGCGCTCGCTTCGGCACTGATGTTCTTCATGGCCGGTTCGAACTGGCAGCTGGGGGCGGCGTTGTTCGTGGTGGCCAACATCGGCTACGGCGGTTCGCTGGTCGTCTACTACTCGTTCCTGACCGACATCGCCGGACCGGACGAGCGGGACGCCGTGTCGGCGAAGGGCTGGGCGTTCGGCTACCTCGGCGGCGGGCTCGCGCTGGGGCTGCAGCTGGCCTTCTACCTCAGCCGGGACGCGCTCGACGTGGACACCGGCACGGCGGTGCGGATCTGTTTCCTCACCTCCGGTCTGTGGTGGGCGCTGTTCACCATCCCGACGTTGCGTGCACTCCCCCGCGTGCACGCGCCGGCCGGGTCGCGGCCGGGTGGCACCGTGCTGGGCGCCGGGTTCCGCGAACTGGGACGCACTGTGTCCGCGGCCCGGCAGTTCCCGCTCACACTGGCTTTCCTGGGCAGCTACCTGCTCTTCGCGGACGGGATTAACACGGTGGTCACGGTGTCCGCGCAGTACGGCAAGGACGAGCTGCGGTTCTCCGACGAGGTGCTGATCATCACGGTGCTGGTCATCCAGTTCCTCGCCTACGTGGGTGGGACGCTGCACGGGCTGGTCGCGCGGCGGCTGGGCGCGAAGCGGACCATCCTGGGTAGCCTCGTGCTGTGGGTGGTGGTCCTCGTCGGTGCCTACTTCGTGCAGCCGGCGCACCCGGTGCAGTTCTACGCGGTCGCCGTGGGCATCGGGCTGGTGCTGGGCGGGACGAACGCGCTGTCGCGGTCGCTGTTCAGCCAGATGATCCCGGCGGGCAAGGACGCCCAGTACTACTCGCTCTACGTGGTCGGCGAGAAGGGCACGTCGTGGCTCGGCCCGCTGGTGTTCGCCGGGGTCGGGCAGGCCACCGGATCGTTCCGGCTGGCGATCGTGGCACTGGTGGCGTTCTTCGTGCTCGGGTTCGTGTTCGTGGCACTGGTTCCGGTCCGCCGGGCGATCGTGGCGGCCGGCAACCGTCCGCCCGAGCTGCTGTGA
- a CDS encoding thymidine kinase encodes MTALDDAVPDDPTDALSAAPPAGVRRNGTPLGRLKFCYGPMDCGKSTLALQIDHNHARQGRRGLVLVRHDRSGTPQITSRIGITRRATEVGTGTDVRDLVREQWARGGHVDYVIVDEAQFLSSAQVDQLAELADEMGVDVYCFGIATDFRSRLFPGAARLFELADELQPVQVEVLCWCGLPGRFNARVRGDEIIREGDTVVVADTLSSETEHSVVESSASARFQSELATLRYQVLCRRHFRLGDLGPATAQHGQLRLS; translated from the coding sequence GTGACCGCACTCGACGACGCCGTGCCCGACGATCCGACCGACGCGCTCTCCGCGGCCCCGCCCGCGGGCGTCCGGCGGAACGGCACCCCCCTCGGCCGGCTGAAGTTCTGTTACGGCCCGATGGACTGCGGGAAGTCGACGCTCGCGCTGCAGATCGACCACAACCACGCGCGGCAGGGCCGGCGCGGACTGGTGCTGGTGCGCCACGACCGCTCCGGAACGCCGCAGATCACCAGCCGGATCGGCATCACCCGCCGGGCCACCGAGGTGGGCACCGGGACCGACGTGCGGGACCTGGTGCGCGAGCAGTGGGCGCGGGGCGGGCACGTGGACTACGTGATCGTCGACGAGGCGCAGTTCCTCTCCTCCGCGCAGGTGGACCAGCTCGCCGAACTGGCCGACGAGATGGGCGTGGACGTGTACTGCTTCGGCATCGCGACGGATTTCCGCAGCCGGCTCTTCCCCGGCGCGGCGCGGCTGTTCGAACTGGCCGACGAGCTGCAGCCGGTCCAGGTGGAGGTGCTGTGCTGGTGCGGGCTGCCGGGCCGGTTCAACGCGCGGGTCCGGGGCGACGAGATCATCCGCGAGGGCGACACCGTGGTGGTCGCGGACACCCTGTCGTCAGAAACCGAACACTCCGTAGTTGAATCTTCAGCTTCAGCACGATTCCAGAGTGAACTGGCTACGTTGCGTTATCAGGTACTGTGCCGACGACATTTCCGCTTGGGGGACCTGGGGCCGGCCACCGCGCAGCACGGTCAGTTACGGTTGTCCTAG
- a CDS encoding RNA polymerase-binding protein RbpA — MADRVLRGSRLGAVSYETDRNHDLAPRRTVRYACPKNHEFEVPFSDDAEIPAVWECRLHGSESEIIDGGQPEQKKTKPPRTHWDMLLERRSIPELEDLLNERLAELKGRRTSRSA; from the coding sequence ATGGCCGACCGTGTTCTTCGTGGAAGCCGGCTGGGGGCGGTCAGCTACGAGACCGACCGCAATCACGATCTCGCCCCGCGTCGGACCGTGCGCTACGCCTGCCCCAAGAACCACGAATTCGAGGTGCCGTTCTCCGACGACGCCGAGATCCCCGCGGTCTGGGAGTGCCGGCTGCACGGCAGCGAGTCCGAGATCATCGACGGCGGGCAGCCCGAGCAGAAGAAGACCAAGCCGCCCCGGACGCACTGGGACATGCTGCTGGAGCGCCGCTCCATCCCCGAGCTCGAGGATCTGCTGAACGAACGTCTCGCCGAGCTCAAGGGACGCCGGACCAGCCGGTCCGCCTGA
- a CDS encoding polyprenol monophosphomannose synthase — MAQAPRGAETTEPVLVVVPTYNERDNLGPVLDRLHKALPDAHVLVVDDGSPDGTGELADERAAADERVHVLHRTAKAGLGKAYIAGFRWGLSRGYASFVEMDADGSHAPEDLPRLLDAAGDADLSIGSRYVPGGSTVNWPLRRQLLSRGANLYSRFALGLKVSDMTAGYRVYRRPVLEKLELDEIASHGYCFQIDLTRRTADAGFDIVEVPITFTDREIGQSKMSGSIMREAFFRVAEWGAQRRLAQLRQLLGR; from the coding sequence ATGGCGCAGGCGCCGCGGGGGGCCGAAACGACCGAACCGGTGCTGGTGGTGGTCCCGACCTACAACGAACGGGACAACCTCGGCCCGGTGCTCGACCGGCTCCACAAGGCACTCCCGGACGCGCACGTGCTGGTCGTCGACGACGGCAGCCCGGACGGCACCGGGGAGCTGGCCGACGAGCGCGCCGCCGCGGACGAACGGGTCCACGTTCTGCACCGCACCGCGAAAGCCGGACTCGGCAAGGCCTACATCGCCGGGTTCCGATGGGGCCTGTCCCGCGGCTATGCCTCGTTCGTCGAGATGGACGCGGACGGCTCGCACGCGCCGGAGGACCTGCCCCGGCTGCTGGACGCGGCCGGCGACGCGGACCTGTCGATCGGCTCGCGCTACGTGCCAGGGGGAAGCACGGTGAACTGGCCGCTGCGCCGCCAGCTGCTTTCCCGCGGCGCGAACCTCTACTCGCGGTTCGCGCTCGGGCTGAAGGTGTCGGACATGACCGCCGGGTACCGCGTGTACCGCCGCCCGGTGCTGGAGAAGCTGGAGCTGGACGAGATCGCCTCGCACGGCTACTGCTTCCAGATCGACCTCACCCGCCGCACCGCCGACGCGGGCTTCGACATCGTCGAGGTGCCGATCACCTTCACCGACCGCGAGATCGGCCAGTCCAAGATGAGCGGTTCGATCATGCGGGAGGCGTTCTTCCGCGTCGCGGAATGGGGCGCCCAGCGGCGGCTGGCGCAGCTGCGCCAGCTGCTGGGCCGCTGA
- the lnt gene encoding apolipoprotein N-acyltransferase, which translates to MAVTAAEPGVPHEAGDRRAKRAWRPWLIRLAAAAAAGVLYYLSFAPRPLWWLAPLAFAAFALVLRGRKFRGAFGYGFVFGLAFFLTQLLWIQDFLGREFGPWPWLGLSFALALYFGLGGLLITVVSRLPLAPLWGALVFVALETPRTWFPLGGFPWGRVAFSQPEGAFLSLASVGGAPLVGFAVVLTGFGLAALLARSWATRRIRDRVLVWPVVFTLVPAVAGLAVWPTIGTSAQDGSLTVATVQGNAPDIGIALQGQRGVLRESHLAESARLLQQVRSGQLPEPDLLVWPETATPLVGDDPGIDQMVSSFGVPAIIGALVRRPDGQAENDAVVWDPRTGPGPRYTKQELVPFGEYVPARSIARLVTPFIDDTADIRAGDGTNAALPVAGTRIGVFICYETAFDGPARDAVDEGGELLVVPTNNAWYGPGEMSYQQLAMSRLRAVEHGRAVVVSATTGVSALVAPDGTITSSTGLFTADALVERVPLRTQTTLSDRLGAWTEYALLALAIAGVAGGVVLRFRTRRASAGSTAGDAAG; encoded by the coding sequence GTGGCAGTGACAGCGGCGGAGCCCGGCGTTCCGCACGAAGCGGGTGACCGGCGGGCGAAACGGGCGTGGCGGCCCTGGCTGATCCGGCTCGCGGCCGCGGCGGCGGCCGGGGTCCTCTACTACCTCAGCTTCGCGCCGCGTCCACTGTGGTGGCTCGCGCCGCTCGCGTTCGCCGCGTTCGCCCTGGTCCTTCGTGGACGGAAGTTCCGCGGCGCGTTCGGCTACGGTTTCGTGTTCGGTCTCGCCTTCTTCCTCACGCAGCTGCTGTGGATCCAGGACTTCCTCGGCCGCGAGTTCGGCCCGTGGCCGTGGCTGGGCCTGAGCTTCGCGCTGGCGCTCTACTTCGGACTCGGCGGCTTGCTGATCACCGTGGTGTCCCGCCTGCCGCTGGCGCCGCTGTGGGGTGCGCTGGTGTTCGTCGCGCTGGAAACCCCGCGCACCTGGTTCCCGCTCGGTGGTTTCCCGTGGGGCCGTGTCGCGTTCAGCCAGCCCGAGGGAGCGTTCCTGTCCCTGGCCTCGGTCGGCGGCGCCCCACTGGTCGGCTTCGCCGTCGTGCTCACCGGTTTCGGGCTGGCAGCGCTGCTGGCCCGGTCGTGGGCGACCCGGCGGATCCGCGACCGCGTGCTGGTGTGGCCGGTGGTGTTCACCCTCGTCCCGGCCGTGGCCGGGCTCGCCGTGTGGCCGACGATCGGCACGTCCGCCCAGGACGGCTCGCTCACCGTCGCCACGGTGCAGGGCAACGCCCCCGACATCGGCATCGCGCTCCAAGGCCAGCGCGGCGTGCTGCGCGAAAGCCACCTCGCGGAAAGCGCGCGGCTGCTGCAGCAGGTCCGGTCCGGCCAGCTGCCCGAGCCGGACCTGCTGGTGTGGCCGGAAACCGCGACCCCGCTCGTCGGCGATGACCCGGGCATCGACCAGATGGTGTCGTCGTTCGGCGTACCGGCGATCATCGGCGCGCTCGTCCGCCGCCCCGACGGCCAGGCGGAGAACGACGCCGTCGTGTGGGATCCGCGCACCGGGCCCGGCCCGCGTTACACCAAACAGGAACTCGTGCCGTTCGGCGAGTACGTGCCCGCCCGTTCGATCGCCCGCCTGGTCACCCCGTTCATCGACGACACCGCCGACATCCGCGCCGGGGACGGCACGAACGCGGCCCTGCCGGTCGCGGGCACCAGGATCGGCGTGTTCATCTGCTACGAGACCGCGTTCGACGGTCCCGCCCGCGACGCGGTGGACGAGGGCGGCGAGCTGCTCGTCGTGCCGACGAACAATGCCTGGTACGGGCCGGGGGAGATGAGCTACCAGCAGCTGGCGATGTCCCGGCTGCGAGCGGTCGAGCACGGCCGCGCCGTGGTGGTCTCGGCCACCACCGGCGTGAGCGCGCTGGTCGCCCCGGACGGAACGATCACCAGCTCAACCGGACTTTTCACGGCGGACGCCCTGGTCGAGCGCGTGCCGCTGCGCACGCAGACTACGCTGTCGGATCGACTCGGTGCGTGGACGGAGTACGCCCTGCTGGCACTGGCGATCGCCGGTGTCGCCGGCGGGGTCGTGCTCCGTTTTCGCACCCGGCGCGCCAGCGCCGGCAGCACAGCAGGGGACGCGGCGGGCTGA